One region of Mus musculus strain C57BL/6J chromosome 3, GRCm38.p6 C57BL/6J genomic DNA includes:
- the Trim46 gene encoding tripartite motif-containing protein 46 isoform 3 (isoform 3 is encoded by transcript variant 3) — MAAKRGTKTSMKNMEKELLCPVCQEMYKQPLVLPCTHNVCQACAREVLGQQGYIGHGGDPSSEPTSPASTPSTRSPRLSRRTLPKPDRLDRLLKSGFGTYPGRKRGALHPQTILFPCPACQGDVELGERGLSGLFRNLTLERVVERYRQSVSVGGAILCQLCKPPPLEATKGCTECRATFCNECFKLFHPWGTQKAQHEPTLPTLSFRPKGLMCPDHKEEVTHYCKTCQRLVCQLCRVRRTHSGHKITPVLSAYQALKDKLTKSLAYILGNQDTVQTQICELEETIRHTEVSGQQAKEEVSQLVRGLGAVLEEKRASLLQAIEECQQERLSRLSAQIHEHQSLLDGSGLVGYAQEVLKETDQPCFVQAAKQLHNRIARATEALQTFRPAASSSFRHCQLDVGREMKLLTELSFLRVPEAPVIDTQRTFAYDQIFLCWRLPPHSPPAWHYTVEFRRTDVPAQPGPTRWQRREEVRGTSALLENPDTGSVYVLRVRGCNKAGYGEYSEDVHLHTPPAPDTTRTVGTTAVPRTLPWRRYHPLLS; from the exons ATGGCTGCGAAGAGAGGGACCAAG ACAAGCATGAAGAACATGGAGAAGGAACTGCTGTGCCCAGTGTGCCAAGAGATGTACAAGCAGCCACTAGTGCTGCCTTGTACCCACAACGTGTGCCAGGCCTGTGCCCGGGAGGTTTTGGGCCAGCAGGGGTACATAGGCCATGGTGGGGATCCGAGTTCGGAGCCCACTTCTCCTGCTTCCACCCCTTCTACCCGCAGCCCCCGCCTCTCTCGGAGAACTCTCCCCAAGCCAGATCGCTTGGACCGGCTCCTTAAGTCAG GCTTTGGGACATACCCTGGGCGGAAGCGTGGTGCCTTGCACCCCCAGACGATCCTATTCCCGTGCCCAGCCTGCCAAGGCGATGTGGAGCTGGGGGAGAGGGGCCTTTCCGGGCTTTTCCGAAACCTGACCCTAGAGCGAGTGGTGGAGAGGTACCGCCAGAGTGTGAGTGTGGGAGGAGCCATCCTGTGCCAGTTGTGCAAGCCCCCACCACTAGAGGCCACCAAGGGCTGCACAGAGTGTCGAGCTACCTTCTGTAACGAATGCTTCAAGCTCTTCCACCCCTGGGGCACTCAGAAGGCGCAGCATGAGCCCACGCTACCCACTCTTTCATTCCGCCCCAAG GGTCTGATGTGTCCAGACCACAAGGAAGAGGTGACCCACTACTGTAAGACATGTCAACGACTGGTGTGCCAACTCTGCAGAGTACGGCGTACCCACAGTGGGCACAAGATCACACCAGTGCTCAGTGCCTACCAGGCCCTCAAG GATAAGCTAACAAAGAGCCTGGCATACATCTTGGGAAACCAGGACACTGTGCAGACCCAGATTTGTGAGCTGGAAGAGACCATCAGGCACACTGAG GTGAGTGGTCAGCAAGCAAAAGAGGAGGTGTCCCAGCTGGTTCGGGGACTAGGGGCTGTGCTGGAAGAGAAGCGGGCCTCACTGCTTCAGGCCATTGAAGAATGCCAGCAAGAGCGCTTATCCCGGCTCAGCGCCCAGATCCATGAACACCAGAGCCTGCTGGATGGCTCGGGTCTGGTGGGTTATGCGCAGGAAGTCCTTAAGGAAACAGACCAGCCTTGTTTTGTACAAGCAGCCAAACAGCTGCATAACAG GATTGCCCGAGCCACTGAGGCCCTCCAGACATTCCGGCCAGCTGCCAGCTCCTCCTTCCGCCACTGCCAGCTGGATGTGGGGCGTGAGATGAAGCTGTTGACCGAGCTTAGCTTCCTGAGAG TGCCCGAGGCGCCCGTCATAGACACCCAACGCACCTTTGCCTATGATCAAATCTTCCTGTGCTGGCGGCTGCCCCCTCACTCACCACCTGCCTGGCATTACACCGTTGAGTTCCGGCGCACAGATGTCCCCGCCCAGCCAGGCCCTACACGCTGGCAGCGCCGGGAAGAGGTGAGGGGCACCAGCGCCCTTCTTGAGAACCCCGACACGGGCTCTGTGTACGTGCTGCGTGTCCGTGGCTGCAACAAGGCTGGCTACGGAGAGTACAGTGAagatgtgcacctgcacacacccccagcccctg
- the Trim46 gene encoding tripartite motif-containing protein 46 isoform X6, which yields MKNMEKELLCPVCQEMYKQPLVLPCTHNVCQACAREVLGQQGYIGHGGDPSSEPTSPASTPSTRSPRLSRRTLPKPDRLDRLLKSGFGTYPGRKRGALHPQTILFPCPACQGDVELGERGLSGLFRNLTLERVVERYRQSVSVGGAILCQLCKPPPLEATKGCTECRATFCNECFKLFHPWGTQKAQHEPTLPTLSFRPKGLMCPDHKEEVTHYCKTCQRLVCQLCRVRRTHSGHKITPVLSAYQALKDKLTKSLAYILGNQDTVQTQICELEETIRHTEVSGQQAKEEVSQLVRGLGAVLEEKRASLLQAIEECQQERLSRLSAQIHEHQSLLDGSGLVGYAQEVLKETDQPCFVQAAKQLHNRIARATEALQTFRPAASSSFRHCQLDVGREMKLLTELSFLRVPEAPVIDTQRTFAYDQIFLCWRLPPHSPPAWHYTVEFRRTDVPAQPGPTRWQRREEVRGTSALLENPDTGSVYVLRVRGCNKAGYGEYSEDVHLHTPPAPDTTRTVGTTAVPRTLPWRRYHPLLS from the exons ATGAAGAACATGGAGAAGGAACTGCTGTGCCCAGTGTGCCAAGAGATGTACAAGCAGCCACTAGTGCTGCCTTGTACCCACAACGTGTGCCAGGCCTGTGCCCGGGAGGTTTTGGGCCAGCAGGGGTACATAGGCCATGGTGGGGATCCGAGTTCGGAGCCCACTTCTCCTGCTTCCACCCCTTCTACCCGCAGCCCCCGCCTCTCTCGGAGAACTCTCCCCAAGCCAGATCGCTTGGACCGGCTCCTTAAGTCAG GCTTTGGGACATACCCTGGGCGGAAGCGTGGTGCCTTGCACCCCCAGACGATCCTATTCCCGTGCCCAGCCTGCCAAGGCGATGTGGAGCTGGGGGAGAGGGGCCTTTCCGGGCTTTTCCGAAACCTGACCCTAGAGCGAGTGGTGGAGAGGTACCGCCAGAGTGTGAGTGTGGGAGGAGCCATCCTGTGCCAGTTGTGCAAGCCCCCACCACTAGAGGCCACCAAGGGCTGCACAGAGTGTCGAGCTACCTTCTGTAACGAATGCTTCAAGCTCTTCCACCCCTGGGGCACTCAGAAGGCGCAGCATGAGCCCACGCTACCCACTCTTTCATTCCGCCCCAAG GGTCTGATGTGTCCAGACCACAAGGAAGAGGTGACCCACTACTGTAAGACATGTCAACGACTGGTGTGCCAACTCTGCAGAGTACGGCGTACCCACAGTGGGCACAAGATCACACCAGTGCTCAGTGCCTACCAGGCCCTCAAG GATAAGCTAACAAAGAGCCTGGCATACATCTTGGGAAACCAGGACACTGTGCAGACCCAGATTTGTGAGCTGGAAGAGACCATCAGGCACACTGAG GTGAGTGGTCAGCAAGCAAAAGAGGAGGTGTCCCAGCTGGTTCGGGGACTAGGGGCTGTGCTGGAAGAGAAGCGGGCCTCACTGCTTCAGGCCATTGAAGAATGCCAGCAAGAGCGCTTATCCCGGCTCAGCGCCCAGATCCATGAACACCAGAGCCTGCTGGATGGCTCGGGTCTGGTGGGTTATGCGCAGGAAGTCCTTAAGGAAACAGACCAGCCTTGTTTTGTACAAGCAGCCAAACAGCTGCATAACAG GATTGCCCGAGCCACTGAGGCCCTCCAGACATTCCGGCCAGCTGCCAGCTCCTCCTTCCGCCACTGCCAGCTGGATGTGGGGCGTGAGATGAAGCTGTTGACCGAGCTTAGCTTCCTGAGAG TGCCCGAGGCGCCCGTCATAGACACCCAACGCACCTTTGCCTATGATCAAATCTTCCTGTGCTGGCGGCTGCCCCCTCACTCACCACCTGCCTGGCATTACACCGTTGAGTTCCGGCGCACAGATGTCCCCGCCCAGCCAGGCCCTACACGCTGGCAGCGCCGGGAAGAGGTGAGGGGCACCAGCGCCCTTCTTGAGAACCCCGACACGGGCTCTGTGTACGTGCTGCGTGTCCGTGGCTGCAACAAGGCTGGCTACGGAGAGTACAGTGAagatgtgcacctgcacacacccccagcccctg
- the Trim46 gene encoding tripartite motif-containing protein 46 isoform X5, with protein MGGALEINAINPEMEGWRQTSMKNMEKELLCPVCQEMYKQPLVLPCTHNVCQACAREVLGQQGYIGHGGDPSSEPTSPASTPSTRSPRLSRRTLPKPDRLDRLLKSGFGTYPGRKRGALHPQTILFPCPACQGDVELGERGLSGLFRNLTLERVVERYRQSVSVGGAILCQLCKPPPLEATKGCTECRATFCNECFKLFHPWGTQKAQHEPTLPTLSFRPKGLMCPDHKEEVTHYCKTCQRLVCQLCRVRRTHSGHKITPVLSAYQALKDKLTKSLAYILGNQDTVQTQICELEETIRHTEVSGQQAKEEVSQLVRGLGAVLEEKRASLLQAIEECQQERLSRLSAQIHEHQSLLDGSGLVGYAQEVLKETDQPCFVQAAKQLHNRIARATEALQTFRPAASSSFRHCQLDVGREMKLLTELSFLRVPEAPVIDTQRTFAYDQIFLCWRLPPHSPPAWHYTVEFRRTDVPAQPGPTRWQRREEVRGTSALLENPDTGSVYVLRVRGCNKAGYGEYSEDVHLHTPPAPDTTRTVGTTAVPRTLPWRRYHPLLS; from the exons ATGGGTGGTGCCCTTGAAATAAATGCTATTAATCcagagatggagggatggagacag ACAAGCATGAAGAACATGGAGAAGGAACTGCTGTGCCCAGTGTGCCAAGAGATGTACAAGCAGCCACTAGTGCTGCCTTGTACCCACAACGTGTGCCAGGCCTGTGCCCGGGAGGTTTTGGGCCAGCAGGGGTACATAGGCCATGGTGGGGATCCGAGTTCGGAGCCCACTTCTCCTGCTTCCACCCCTTCTACCCGCAGCCCCCGCCTCTCTCGGAGAACTCTCCCCAAGCCAGATCGCTTGGACCGGCTCCTTAAGTCAG GCTTTGGGACATACCCTGGGCGGAAGCGTGGTGCCTTGCACCCCCAGACGATCCTATTCCCGTGCCCAGCCTGCCAAGGCGATGTGGAGCTGGGGGAGAGGGGCCTTTCCGGGCTTTTCCGAAACCTGACCCTAGAGCGAGTGGTGGAGAGGTACCGCCAGAGTGTGAGTGTGGGAGGAGCCATCCTGTGCCAGTTGTGCAAGCCCCCACCACTAGAGGCCACCAAGGGCTGCACAGAGTGTCGAGCTACCTTCTGTAACGAATGCTTCAAGCTCTTCCACCCCTGGGGCACTCAGAAGGCGCAGCATGAGCCCACGCTACCCACTCTTTCATTCCGCCCCAAG GGTCTGATGTGTCCAGACCACAAGGAAGAGGTGACCCACTACTGTAAGACATGTCAACGACTGGTGTGCCAACTCTGCAGAGTACGGCGTACCCACAGTGGGCACAAGATCACACCAGTGCTCAGTGCCTACCAGGCCCTCAAG GATAAGCTAACAAAGAGCCTGGCATACATCTTGGGAAACCAGGACACTGTGCAGACCCAGATTTGTGAGCTGGAAGAGACCATCAGGCACACTGAG GTGAGTGGTCAGCAAGCAAAAGAGGAGGTGTCCCAGCTGGTTCGGGGACTAGGGGCTGTGCTGGAAGAGAAGCGGGCCTCACTGCTTCAGGCCATTGAAGAATGCCAGCAAGAGCGCTTATCCCGGCTCAGCGCCCAGATCCATGAACACCAGAGCCTGCTGGATGGCTCGGGTCTGGTGGGTTATGCGCAGGAAGTCCTTAAGGAAACAGACCAGCCTTGTTTTGTACAAGCAGCCAAACAGCTGCATAACAG GATTGCCCGAGCCACTGAGGCCCTCCAGACATTCCGGCCAGCTGCCAGCTCCTCCTTCCGCCACTGCCAGCTGGATGTGGGGCGTGAGATGAAGCTGTTGACCGAGCTTAGCTTCCTGAGAG TGCCCGAGGCGCCCGTCATAGACACCCAACGCACCTTTGCCTATGATCAAATCTTCCTGTGCTGGCGGCTGCCCCCTCACTCACCACCTGCCTGGCATTACACCGTTGAGTTCCGGCGCACAGATGTCCCCGCCCAGCCAGGCCCTACACGCTGGCAGCGCCGGGAAGAGGTGAGGGGCACCAGCGCCCTTCTTGAGAACCCCGACACGGGCTCTGTGTACGTGCTGCGTGTCCGTGGCTGCAACAAGGCTGGCTACGGAGAGTACAGTGAagatgtgcacctgcacacacccccagcccctg
- the Trim46 gene encoding tripartite motif-containing protein 46 isoform X4, whose product MAEGEDMQTFTSIMDALVRISTSMKNMEKELLCPVCQEMYKQPLVLPCTHNVCQACAREVLGQQGYIGHGGDPSSEPTSPASTPSTRSPRLSRRTLPKPDRLDRLLKSGFGTYPGRKRGALHPQTILFPCPACQGDVELGERGLSGLFRNLTLERVVERYRQSVSVGGAILCQLCKPPPLEATKGCTECRATFCNECFKLFHPWGTQKAQHEPTLPTLSFRPKGLMCPDHKEEVTHYCKTCQRLVCQLCRVRRTHSGHKITPVLSAYQALKDKLTKSLAYILGNQDTVQTQICELEETIRHTEVSGQQAKEEVSQLVRGLGAVLEEKRASLLQAIEECQQERLSRLSAQIHEHQSLLDGSGLVGYAQEVLKETDQPCFVQAAKQLHNRIARATEALQTFRPAASSSFRHCQLDVGREMKLLTELSFLRVPEAPVIDTQRTFAYDQIFLCWRLPPHSPPAWHYTVEFRRTDVPAQPGPTRWQRREEVRGTSALLENPDTGSVYVLRVRGCNKAGYGEYSEDVHLHTPPAPDTTRTVGTTAVPRTLPWRRYHPLLS is encoded by the exons ATGGCTGAGGGTGAGGATATGCAGACCTTCACTTCCATCATGGATGCACTAGTCCGCATCAGT ACAAGCATGAAGAACATGGAGAAGGAACTGCTGTGCCCAGTGTGCCAAGAGATGTACAAGCAGCCACTAGTGCTGCCTTGTACCCACAACGTGTGCCAGGCCTGTGCCCGGGAGGTTTTGGGCCAGCAGGGGTACATAGGCCATGGTGGGGATCCGAGTTCGGAGCCCACTTCTCCTGCTTCCACCCCTTCTACCCGCAGCCCCCGCCTCTCTCGGAGAACTCTCCCCAAGCCAGATCGCTTGGACCGGCTCCTTAAGTCAG GCTTTGGGACATACCCTGGGCGGAAGCGTGGTGCCTTGCACCCCCAGACGATCCTATTCCCGTGCCCAGCCTGCCAAGGCGATGTGGAGCTGGGGGAGAGGGGCCTTTCCGGGCTTTTCCGAAACCTGACCCTAGAGCGAGTGGTGGAGAGGTACCGCCAGAGTGTGAGTGTGGGAGGAGCCATCCTGTGCCAGTTGTGCAAGCCCCCACCACTAGAGGCCACCAAGGGCTGCACAGAGTGTCGAGCTACCTTCTGTAACGAATGCTTCAAGCTCTTCCACCCCTGGGGCACTCAGAAGGCGCAGCATGAGCCCACGCTACCCACTCTTTCATTCCGCCCCAAG GGTCTGATGTGTCCAGACCACAAGGAAGAGGTGACCCACTACTGTAAGACATGTCAACGACTGGTGTGCCAACTCTGCAGAGTACGGCGTACCCACAGTGGGCACAAGATCACACCAGTGCTCAGTGCCTACCAGGCCCTCAAG GATAAGCTAACAAAGAGCCTGGCATACATCTTGGGAAACCAGGACACTGTGCAGACCCAGATTTGTGAGCTGGAAGAGACCATCAGGCACACTGAG GTGAGTGGTCAGCAAGCAAAAGAGGAGGTGTCCCAGCTGGTTCGGGGACTAGGGGCTGTGCTGGAAGAGAAGCGGGCCTCACTGCTTCAGGCCATTGAAGAATGCCAGCAAGAGCGCTTATCCCGGCTCAGCGCCCAGATCCATGAACACCAGAGCCTGCTGGATGGCTCGGGTCTGGTGGGTTATGCGCAGGAAGTCCTTAAGGAAACAGACCAGCCTTGTTTTGTACAAGCAGCCAAACAGCTGCATAACAG GATTGCCCGAGCCACTGAGGCCCTCCAGACATTCCGGCCAGCTGCCAGCTCCTCCTTCCGCCACTGCCAGCTGGATGTGGGGCGTGAGATGAAGCTGTTGACCGAGCTTAGCTTCCTGAGAG TGCCCGAGGCGCCCGTCATAGACACCCAACGCACCTTTGCCTATGATCAAATCTTCCTGTGCTGGCGGCTGCCCCCTCACTCACCACCTGCCTGGCATTACACCGTTGAGTTCCGGCGCACAGATGTCCCCGCCCAGCCAGGCCCTACACGCTGGCAGCGCCGGGAAGAGGTGAGGGGCACCAGCGCCCTTCTTGAGAACCCCGACACGGGCTCTGTGTACGTGCTGCGTGTCCGTGGCTGCAACAAGGCTGGCTACGGAGAGTACAGTGAagatgtgcacctgcacacacccccagcccctg